One Rubripirellula reticaptiva genomic region harbors:
- a CDS encoding tetratricopeptide repeat protein produces the protein MSDRYQRAQMLAGTGRMDLAERDLRQMLAEEPRDAHAHALLALVILPDSARFDEATEEAKMSVGIEPDSPFTHYALSQCYLNRGRYAEAETAILESLRLEPYDADFYTVLARCRLSTQQYQAALDAAEQGLSVDPEHIDCANLRAITLERLGRGDEAISAARTNLARDPDNSLSHAALGWTLVNNGKHQEAQVAFREALRLDPTDEMSRQGLMTAMNNRSFVFRMIHKFYVGMSRLNSKAAFGMIFGAWLLMQILGSLAGRIPALGPLIFPILVCYVLFVVLTWIANPLFNTVLRFHPFGQHLLSRTERWASNLIAPCLLLAMFGLFVGWRTDGLVLGIFTGGYWVGAAVIVAAAFAMPTPQRRMLVGGAGILVACVPIYGVVRSVLDVSYDPFFGSFQAFGYSLLGIQIGSQLIAAQPVQK, from the coding sequence ATGAGCGATCGATACCAGCGAGCACAAATGTTGGCCGGCACCGGTCGCATGGATTTGGCCGAGCGAGATCTCCGGCAAATGTTGGCCGAAGAACCTCGCGATGCGCATGCCCATGCGTTGTTGGCGTTGGTGATTTTACCGGACTCGGCGCGATTCGACGAAGCCACCGAAGAAGCGAAGATGAGCGTCGGGATCGAGCCCGATTCGCCGTTCACGCACTACGCGCTGTCGCAGTGCTATCTGAACCGCGGCCGGTATGCCGAAGCCGAGACGGCGATCCTGGAATCGCTGCGACTGGAACCTTATGACGCGGACTTCTATACGGTTCTGGCTCGGTGCCGATTGTCGACCCAGCAATATCAAGCGGCGCTCGATGCGGCTGAACAAGGATTGTCGGTCGATCCCGAACACATCGACTGTGCGAATTTGCGGGCGATCACGCTGGAACGTTTGGGCCGTGGTGACGAAGCCATTTCAGCGGCCCGCACGAACCTGGCTCGGGATCCGGACAACTCGCTTTCTCATGCGGCGCTGGGCTGGACGCTGGTCAACAACGGCAAGCACCAAGAAGCACAGGTGGCTTTTCGCGAGGCACTTCGGCTCGATCCGACCGACGAAATGTCTCGCCAGGGACTGATGACGGCGATGAACAATCGCAGTTTTGTGTTTCGGATGATTCACAAATTCTATGTCGGAATGAGCCGGTTGAACTCGAAAGCAGCTTTCGGGATGATCTTCGGTGCGTGGTTGTTGATGCAGATCCTGGGCAGTTTGGCCGGGCGGATTCCGGCGTTGGGACCGTTGATTTTTCCGATTCTGGTTTGCTATGTCCTGTTTGTGGTTCTGACTTGGATTGCCAATCCGTTGTTCAACACGGTGCTGCGTTTTCACCCGTTCGGGCAACATCTGCTGTCCCGTACCGAACGATGGGCGTCAAACTTAATTGCCCCCTGTCTGTTGCTGGCGATGTTCGGCTTGTTTGTAGGCTGGCGAACAGACGGTTTGGTGCTGGGCATTTTTACCGGTGGGTACTGGGTTGGCGCCGCAGTGATTGTGGCGGCAGCGTTTGCGATGCCAACACCCCAGCGACGAATGCTGGTCGGCGGCGCTGGAATTTTGGTCGCATGCGTGCCGATCTACGGTGTGGTCCGGTCCGTGTTGGACGTTTCGTATGATCCGTTTTTTGGTAGCTTCCAAGCGTTCGGTTACAGTTTGCTAGGCATTCAAATCGGCAGTCAACTGATCGCCGCACAGCCGGTGCAAAAGTAA